A genomic region of Chryseobacterium sp. KACC 21268 contains the following coding sequences:
- a CDS encoding altronate dehydratase family protein → MMKKVLKVNPKDNVVVALMDLYAGEIVDLDGTPYQVLTDTKAKHKFAGEHFEAGDQIIMYGVVVGKANQAIQKGEVITTENVKHQSEPVFKKTGNLGWTPPNVDRWKDKTFNGYHRSDGQVGTKNVWLFFPLVFCENKNIEKLKDIFENELLPKKEVSYKNFLRSLIEEKNIAEIEDNSRNENLLDNIEVKFINHQGGCGGIRQDSELLAKLLAGYVNNPNVAGATVLSLGCQNLQVDIFQNALKEMSPNSDKEILVFEQQKIGTTDKMFQMVIKDSFEAIKRANKIERQPAPVSKISIGLECGGSDGFSGISANPALGVVSDIFAALGGKTILAEFPELCGVEQELMNRCVDEEKADKFLSLMKAFEKSVVDAGSGFDMNPSPGNIKDGLITDAMKSAGASKKGGTAPIVDVLDYGEYISKPGLNLLNTPGNDAECTTGLVGSGATVVLFTTGLGNPMGNPIAPVVKISSNTALINRMSDIIDVNAGTVITGEKSIQEVGEEIVDYIIELASGNVETKADQLKQDVFIPWKRGVSL, encoded by the coding sequence ATTATGAAAAAAGTATTAAAAGTAAATCCAAAAGACAACGTTGTTGTAGCGCTGATGGATCTTTACGCTGGCGAAATCGTTGATCTAGACGGAACGCCATACCAAGTTTTAACGGATACAAAAGCTAAACATAAATTCGCTGGAGAACATTTTGAAGCTGGCGACCAAATCATAATGTATGGTGTTGTGGTTGGGAAAGCCAATCAAGCCATCCAAAAAGGGGAAGTGATCACGACTGAAAATGTGAAGCACCAGAGTGAACCGGTTTTCAAAAAGACTGGAAATCTTGGCTGGACGCCACCAAATGTTGACCGTTGGAAAGACAAGACGTTCAATGGTTATCACCGTTCTGACGGGCAAGTTGGAACCAAAAATGTCTGGTTGTTTTTCCCATTGGTGTTTTGTGAAAACAAGAACATCGAGAAGCTGAAAGATATTTTCGAAAACGAATTGTTACCGAAGAAAGAGGTTTCCTACAAGAACTTCCTACGCTCTTTGATTGAGGAAAAAAACATCGCAGAGATAGAAGACAACTCAAGAAATGAGAATCTTCTGGACAATATCGAAGTCAAATTCATCAATCACCAAGGTGGTTGTGGTGGTATCAGACAAGATTCGGAACTGTTGGCAAAGTTGCTCGCAGGTTATGTAAACAACCCTAATGTAGCTGGTGCAACAGTTTTGAGTTTAGGCTGTCAGAATCTTCAGGTTGATATTTTTCAAAATGCTTTGAAAGAAATGAGTCCGAACAGCGACAAGGAAATCTTGGTCTTCGAACAACAGAAAATCGGAACTACAGATAAGATGTTCCAAATGGTGATCAAAGATTCTTTCGAAGCCATCAAAAGAGCCAACAAAATCGAGCGTCAGCCTGCGCCAGTTTCGAAGATCAGTATTGGTTTGGAATGCGGTGGATCCGATGGATTCTCAGGAATATCTGCCAACCCAGCTTTGGGCGTTGTGTCCGATATTTTTGCAGCGTTGGGCGGAAAAACAATCTTGGCAGAATTTCCGGAATTGTGTGGCGTTGAGCAAGAATTGATGAACCGATGCGTGGACGAAGAAAAAGCAGACAAGTTTTTATCATTAATGAAAGCTTTTGAAAAATCTGTTGTAGATGCAGGTTCAGGATTTGATATGAATCCATCACCAGGAAATATCAAAGATGGATTGATCACTGACGCGATGAAATCTGCAGGTGCTTCCAAAAAAGGTGGAACTGCACCAATCGTAGATGTTTTGGATTACGGTGAATATATTTCGAAACCAGGTCTGAATCTTTTGAACACGCCAGGAAATGATGCCGAATGTACCACAGGATTGGTAGGATCTGGTGCAACAGTTGTTCTATTCACCACAGGTTTAGGAAATCCAATGGGAAATCCGATCGCACCAGTTGTGAAAATCTCTTCTAACACGGCATTGATTAACAGAATGTCGGACATCATCGATGTGAATGCAGGAACTGTGATCACGGGCGAAAAAAGCATTCAGGAAGTTGGTGAGGAGATCGTAGATTACATCATCGAATTGGCGAGCGGAAACGTAGAAACGAAAGCAGACCAACTGAAACAGGATGTCTTTATCCCTTGGAAACGAGGGGTGTCATTATAA
- a CDS encoding tagaturonate reductase, with the protein MEYQTKQKLSRENSALTEKLPIKFLQFGEGNFLRAFVDYLIDKMNKEAGFNAGVAVVQPTQGGLVDMLEEQNNLYTLFVRGVKKGQIVDDQSVISAIQRSLSPYEHYQEYLDLAKGEDLQFILSNTTEAGIAFDESETSLEAGPHKNFPAKVTAFLYERFKYFNGADDKGLHIIPCELIENNGLTLKKYILQYAQLWNLEEGFSAWVENSNSFHNTLVDRIVPGYPREEKDEYEAKFDYDDSLMVVCEAFLLWVIEGDDKLKAKIPFDKIDDQVLIVDDITPYRTRKVRILNGAHTAMLAFSILDGKETVKEAIDADFAGKWISDTVYNEIIPTLDLSKEELTAFAEEVFDRFRNPFLKHQLSSIALNSIAKFKVRVLPSLLQYVEDKKELPVNLTFALAALIRFYQGEFNGKQLPVMDDAPVVKRFNEIWATNDLGEVAKAALSEISFWDQDLTEVQGLLESVTKALSAIDSKGIEEGYKNFIQ; encoded by the coding sequence ATGGAATATCAGACAAAACAAAAACTTAGCCGTGAAAACTCAGCATTAACTGAGAAACTACCTATAAAATTTTTACAATTTGGAGAAGGAAACTTCTTGCGTGCCTTTGTTGATTACTTGATTGACAAGATGAACAAAGAAGCTGGTTTCAATGCTGGAGTTGCCGTTGTTCAGCCAACACAAGGTGGACTTGTGGATATGCTGGAAGAGCAAAACAACCTTTACACTCTTTTTGTAAGAGGTGTGAAGAAAGGTCAAATTGTGGACGACCAAAGCGTGATCTCCGCAATTCAAAGATCTTTGAGTCCTTACGAACATTATCAAGAATATCTAGATCTAGCGAAAGGGGAAGATTTACAATTCATCTTATCCAATACAACTGAGGCAGGAATTGCTTTTGACGAGTCCGAAACTTCTTTGGAAGCTGGACCTCACAAAAATTTCCCTGCAAAAGTGACTGCTTTCCTTTACGAAAGATTCAAATACTTCAATGGTGCTGATGACAAAGGTCTTCACATCATTCCGTGCGAATTGATCGAGAATAATGGATTGACATTAAAAAAATATATCCTTCAATATGCTCAACTTTGGAATCTTGAAGAAGGTTTCTCTGCTTGGGTAGAAAACAGCAACTCTTTCCACAACACATTGGTGGACAGAATCGTACCTGGATATCCAAGAGAAGAAAAAGACGAATACGAAGCTAAATTTGATTATGATGATAGCTTGATGGTAGTTTGCGAAGCATTCTTACTTTGGGTGATTGAAGGTGATGACAAATTGAAAGCGAAGATACCTTTTGATAAAATTGATGATCAGGTTTTGATTGTTGATGATATCACACCGTACAGAACCAGAAAAGTAAGAATCCTAAATGGTGCTCACACCGCAATGTTGGCATTCTCTATACTTGACGGAAAAGAAACTGTGAAAGAAGCCATCGACGCAGATTTCGCTGGAAAATGGATCAGCGATACGGTTTATAACGAAATCATTCCAACTTTAGATTTATCAAAAGAAGAATTGACGGCTTTCGCTGAGGAAGTTTTTGACAGATTCAGAAATCCATTTTTGAAACATCAGCTTTCTAGCATTGCGTTGAACTCAATTGCGAAATTCAAAGTGAGAGTATTGCCAAGTTTGTTGCAATATGTTGAAGATAAAAAAGAATTGCCTGTAAACCTGACGTTTGCTCTTGCCGCATTGATTAGATTCTACCAAGGTGAATTCAATGGAAAACAACTTCCAGTGATGGATGATGCGCCAGTTGTAAAAAGATTCAACGAGATCTGGGCGACTAATGATCTTGGAGAAGTGGCAAAAGCAGCTTTGTCTGAAATAAGTTTCTGGGATCAGGATCTTACAGAAGTTCAAGGACTATTGGAATCTGTGACCAAAGCGTTGAGTGCAATCGATTCCAAAGGGATTGAGGAAGGTTATAAGAATTTCATTCAATAG
- a CDS encoding MFS transporter — MNQSTTTKPTTFRWTIVGLLFLATTVNYLDRQVLSLTWKDFIAPEFHWDNNDYGNITALFSIFYAASMIFAGKFVDWMDTKKGFLWAIGVWSVGAVLHAFCGIATSGIILGDWFVSFEGAKHNIATVKDISRVINVSVALFIFARLILAIGEAGNFPAAIKTTAEYFPKKDRALATSIFNAGATVGALAAPISIPFIAQALGWEMAFIIIGALGFLWMGIWIFYYKKPHEHPKVNQGELDYINQDIDTTIIEDLSQPKTTFTLAQCFKYRQTWAFVFGKFMTDGVWWFYLFWTPAYLSSVYGMDSTQSAFPLFVLYMITLVSIVGGWLPTYFVEKKGMNPYSGRMKAMLIFAFFPLLALLAQSTGKVSYWFPVLIIGIAGAAHQAWSANIFSTVGDMFPKKAIATITGIGGLAGGIGSTIINKSSGLLFDYSHKAWTTVDGVPLLEKFPQYADQRLPEGFFAQLQKSGAVVVDGIDKGYMIIFSFCAVAYLIAWFVMKSLVPTYKIIKE, encoded by the coding sequence ATGAATCAATCTACAACCACAAAACCGACCACTTTCAGATGGACCATCGTTGGTTTGCTTTTCTTGGCAACTACGGTAAACTATCTGGACAGGCAAGTTCTATCTTTGACTTGGAAAGATTTTATTGCACCAGAATTCCATTGGGACAATAATGATTATGGTAACATCACCGCATTGTTCTCGATTTTCTATGCTGCAAGTATGATCTTCGCAGGGAAATTTGTGGATTGGATGGACACCAAAAAAGGCTTTCTTTGGGCAATCGGAGTTTGGTCTGTGGGTGCAGTTTTACACGCGTTTTGTGGGATCGCGACATCTGGGATCATATTAGGCGATTGGTTTGTAAGTTTTGAAGGTGCAAAACACAACATTGCCACAGTTAAAGATATTTCCCGAGTGATCAACGTAAGTGTTGCCTTATTCATTTTTGCAAGATTGATCTTGGCCATTGGTGAAGCTGGAAACTTCCCTGCGGCCATCAAAACTACGGCAGAATATTTCCCTAAAAAAGACAGAGCTTTGGCAACCAGTATTTTCAACGCTGGTGCAACGGTTGGAGCGCTTGCGGCGCCGATTTCTATTCCTTTTATTGCGCAGGCTTTAGGTTGGGAGATGGCGTTTATCATCATTGGTGCCCTAGGATTTTTGTGGATGGGAATTTGGATTTTCTACTACAAAAAACCACACGAGCATCCGAAAGTGAATCAAGGTGAATTGGATTACATCAATCAAGATATCGATACTACAATCATAGAAGATTTGTCTCAGCCAAAAACAACTTTTACGTTGGCGCAATGTTTCAAATATAGACAGACCTGGGCTTTTGTCTTTGGAAAGTTTATGACAGATGGCGTTTGGTGGTTTTACCTTTTCTGGACACCAGCTTATCTAAGTTCAGTTTACGGAATGGACAGTACGCAGAGTGCATTTCCATTGTTCGTTCTATATATGATTACTTTGGTATCCATCGTTGGTGGTTGGCTTCCGACTTACTTTGTAGAAAAGAAAGGAATGAACCCTTATTCTGGTCGTATGAAAGCGATGTTGATCTTCGCATTCTTCCCATTGTTGGCATTATTGGCACAATCTACAGGTAAAGTCTCTTACTGGTTCCCAGTACTGATCATTGGTATTGCAGGTGCGGCGCATCAGGCTTGGTCCGCGAATATCTTCTCCACTGTTGGTGATATGTTCCCTAAAAAAGCAATTGCGACCATTACAGGAATTGGTGGATTGGCAGGCGGAATCGGTTCTACAATTATCAATAAAAGTTCTGGTCTATTGTTCGATTATTCGCACAAAGCTTGGACGACTGTGGATGGCGTTCCACTTTTGGAAAAATTCCCCCAATATGCAGATCAACGTTTGCCGGAAGGTTTTTTTGCACAATTACAAAAATCTGGTGCCGTGGTTGTAGACGGCATCGACAAAGGATATATGATTATTTTCTCATTCTGTGCAGTCGCTTATTTGATTGCATGGTTTGTAATGAAATCATTGGTTCCAACTTACAAAATCATTAAAGAATAA
- a CDS encoding bifunctional 4-hydroxy-2-oxoglutarate aldolase/2-dehydro-3-deoxy-phosphogluconate aldolase — translation MTKIQLVTNAIINQGILPLYYNADETVTLDILKALYRAGIRAVEYTSRGENALSNFTKMVELRNAEMPEMLLGIGTIKNLVQADAYVKAGADFFISPGFVPEVAEFLISKHLLYSPGCMTPTDIIAAENAGVTFVKLFPGNALGPGFMSAIKDVFPNLVFMPTGGVDTTKESIESWFKAGVSAVGMGSKLVSKELMASKDYATIENETKKVLEIIKSIKAS, via the coding sequence ATGACAAAGATTCAATTAGTTACCAATGCCATCATCAACCAAGGTATTTTGCCTTTGTATTACAACGCTGACGAAACGGTAACTCTCGACATACTGAAAGCGCTTTACAGAGCTGGAATCCGTGCTGTAGAATATACAAGCAGAGGCGAAAACGCACTTTCGAATTTCACCAAAATGGTAGAATTGAGAAATGCCGAAATGCCAGAAATGCTTTTAGGAATCGGAACAATCAAGAATTTGGTGCAGGCAGATGCTTATGTAAAAGCTGGCGCAGATTTCTTTATCAGTCCAGGATTTGTACCCGAAGTTGCAGAATTTTTGATCTCCAAACATTTGCTTTACAGCCCAGGTTGTATGACGCCAACAGACATCATCGCAGCAGAAAATGCAGGCGTGACTTTCGTGAAACTATTCCCGGGAAATGCTTTAGGTCCAGGTTTTATGAGTGCGATAAAAGACGTGTTTCCTAATTTAGTTTTTATGCCAACCGGCGGTGTTGACACCACCAAAGAAAGCATCGAAAGCTGGTTCAAAGCTGGTGTTTCTGCTGTTGGAATGGGAAGCAAATTAGTAAGCAAAGAATTGATGGCTTCAAAAGACTATGCCACCATAGAAAACGAAACCAAAAAAGTTTTAGAGATCATCAAATCGATAAAAGCTTCTTAA
- a CDS encoding YhcH/YjgK/YiaL family protein gives MIIDTLENASQYFLLNPLFEKAFDYLKNKNLDSLEVGVTEIQEDLRMIVFDEMAKTKEESLSKFECHNQNIDIQICLKGIENMGWKPRQKCTNPIGEYNAEKDVLFYNDDPDMFFQLNDNQFAIFYPNDVHAPMIGNGFIRKIVFKVKI, from the coding sequence ATGATCATAGATACATTAGAAAATGCTTCTCAATATTTTTTGCTAAATCCATTATTTGAAAAAGCTTTCGACTATTTAAAAAACAAGAATTTAGATTCTTTAGAAGTTGGAGTTACAGAGATTCAGGAAGATCTTAGAATGATTGTTTTTGATGAAATGGCCAAAACAAAAGAAGAAAGTCTTTCCAAATTCGAATGTCATAATCAAAATATCGATATTCAAATTTGTCTGAAGGGAATAGAAAATATGGGTTGGAAACCAAGGCAAAAATGCACAAACCCAATCGGAGAATACAATGCAGAAAAAGATGTTCTTTTTTACAATGATGATCCAGATATGTTTTTCCAATTAAACGATAATCAGTTTGCTATTTTTTATCCAAATGATGTCCACGCACCGATGATTGGAAACGGCTTTATTAGAAAAATAGTTTTTAAAGTAAAAATTTAA
- a CDS encoding sugar kinase, which produces MGKVVSFGEVIMRLSPANNRMMKQSNEMEFFFGGTELNVAASLATMGCDVKHVSVVSDDFVGESAISSIKSYGIDTTHIAKNEHPLGLYFLEVGSSVRASRIAYNRLNGSFANINPNQIDWEKALEGADYFHWTGISPGISESAYIALKQGLKTANEKGIEITADPAYRSNLWKYGKEGFEVLKELVSYSTIFIGGVNEINEIIGTKFSSDKDSFIEACKEFQKQMPSIKKIFDKVRVGASASTQETQGRAWANETYFESEPIEILQVVDRIGTGDAFAAGLIYGLLNFDDETALKFGNAACAIKHTVPGDINHCSASDILDVMNGDKGGRIKR; this is translated from the coding sequence ATGGGCAAAGTAGTAAGCTTTGGAGAAGTGATTATGCGATTGTCACCTGCCAACAACAGGATGATGAAGCAAAGCAACGAGATGGAATTCTTTTTCGGAGGCACAGAACTGAACGTTGCGGCGTCACTGGCGACAATGGGTTGTGACGTAAAACACGTGAGCGTTGTTTCTGATGATTTCGTTGGAGAATCAGCCATTTCATCCATCAAAAGTTATGGCATAGATACCACTCACATTGCAAAAAACGAGCATCCTTTGGGATTGTATTTTCTTGAAGTTGGTTCTTCTGTTCGTGCTTCCAGAATTGCTTACAACCGTTTGAATGGTTCATTTGCAAATATCAATCCAAACCAGATCGACTGGGAAAAAGCCTTGGAAGGTGCAGACTATTTCCATTGGACAGGAATCTCTCCCGGAATTTCGGAAAGTGCTTACATCGCTTTGAAACAAGGTTTGAAAACTGCCAACGAAAAAGGAATCGAAATCACTGCTGACCCAGCTTACCGTTCCAACCTTTGGAAATATGGAAAAGAAGGCTTCGAAGTTTTGAAAGAATTGGTGTCCTACTCCACTATTTTTATCGGTGGCGTGAATGAGATCAACGAGATCATCGGAACAAAATTCTCTTCTGATAAAGACAGTTTCATCGAGGCTTGTAAAGAGTTTCAAAAGCAAATGCCATCTATCAAAAAGATATTTGACAAAGTGAGAGTCGGTGCCAGCGCAAGTACTCAGGAAACCCAAGGAAGAGCTTGGGCAAACGAAACGTACTTCGAATCTGAACCAATCGAAATCCTTCAAGTTGTAGATAGAATCGGAACTGGCGATGCGTTCGCTGCAGGTTTGATCTATGGTCTATTAAACTTTGATGATGAAACTGCTCTTAAGTTTGGAAACGCCGCTTGTGCGATTAAACACACGGTTCCTGGCGACATCAACCATTGTAGCGCTTCTGACATTTTGGATGTGATGAATGGCGACAAGGGCGGAAGAATAAAGAGATAA
- a CDS encoding cupin domain-containing protein, whose amino-acid sequence MKTEHTPQTFYKSDSTEWEKIDEYIDRQIVGYDNSVMMVNVRFKKGGIGYAHQHPHIQVTYVSEGSFEVTIGEEKTTLKKGDSFFVHSNIVHGVVCLEDGILVDVFSPHREDFIK is encoded by the coding sequence ATGAAAACAGAACATACACCACAAACATTCTACAAATCCGATTCTACAGAATGGGAAAAAATAGATGAATACATCGACCGACAGATTGTTGGCTACGACAATTCTGTAATGATGGTGAATGTTCGTTTCAAAAAAGGAGGAATTGGCTATGCACATCAACATCCACACATTCAGGTAACTTACGTTTCTGAAGGAAGTTTCGAAGTGACCATCGGCGAAGAAAAAACAACCTTAAAAAAAGGTGATTCATTTTTCGTACATTCAAATATTGTTCACGGTGTTGTCTGTCTCGAAGACGGAATCTTGGTTGATGTTTTCAGCCCGCACAGAGAAGATTTTATTAAATAA
- the uxaC gene encoding glucuronate isomerase, which produces MSTKPFITDTFLLKNKFAEELYFNFAEKQPIIDYHNHLPPKEIAENRQFENITQVWIGGDHYKWRAMRTMGVNEKFITGNASDKEKFAAWAKTVPNTLRNPLFHWTHLELARYFDVYDLLSEKNTDEVYENVSAQLQTPEKSVHGLLKMRNVETVCTTEDPIDTLEYHQTIKQNNIGIKVSTAFRPDKAILIDNEDYNAYIDKLGESAGIEINSYQDLQDALNKRIQFFHENGCRLCDHGLNNISFETFTDSEINSIFETKRKGEALTAHQIEQFKTAILLFLGETYHSLGWVQQYHLGALRNNNARMLKVLGPDTGWDSIGDFSQAANLSRFLNTLDSKDKLTKTIIYNLNPADNEIMATMIGNFNDGSVKGKVQFGSGWWFLDQKDGMEKQLNALSNMGLISTFVGMLTDSRSFLSFPRHEYFRRVLCNLLGNEIESGELPQDMDLVGKIVSDICYNNAKDYFTF; this is translated from the coding sequence ATGAGTACAAAACCATTTATCACAGATACATTTTTACTAAAAAATAAATTCGCTGAAGAGTTGTATTTCAATTTTGCAGAAAAACAGCCGATCATCGATTATCACAACCACTTGCCTCCAAAAGAGATCGCAGAAAACCGTCAGTTTGAAAACATTACTCAAGTCTGGATCGGTGGCGACCATTACAAATGGAGAGCGATGAGAACGATGGGCGTGAACGAAAAATTCATCACTGGAAACGCTTCTGACAAAGAAAAATTCGCCGCGTGGGCAAAAACAGTTCCGAATACTTTGAGAAATCCTTTGTTCCATTGGACGCATTTGGAATTGGCAAGATATTTTGACGTTTATGACTTGCTAAGTGAAAAAAATACAGACGAAGTTTACGAAAATGTATCAGCTCAACTTCAGACACCGGAAAAATCTGTTCACGGCTTGTTGAAAATGAGAAATGTGGAAACAGTTTGTACGACAGAAGATCCGATTGACACTTTGGAATATCATCAAACAATCAAACAGAACAACATCGGAATCAAAGTTAGCACGGCTTTCCGTCCTGATAAAGCGATTTTGATTGACAACGAAGATTACAATGCTTACATCGATAAATTAGGCGAATCTGCAGGTATTGAAATCAATTCTTACCAAGATTTGCAGGACGCTTTGAACAAAAGAATCCAGTTTTTCCACGAAAACGGTTGCAGATTGTGTGATCACGGATTGAACAATATCTCTTTCGAAACGTTCACAGATTCAGAGATCAACTCGATTTTCGAAACGAAGAGAAAAGGAGAAGCCTTAACAGCACATCAGATTGAGCAATTCAAAACAGCGATTCTTTTGTTTTTAGGAGAAACTTACCATTCTTTGGGTTGGGTTCAGCAATATCATTTGGGCGCGTTGAGAAACAACAATGCAAGAATGCTGAAAGTTCTTGGACCAGACACAGGTTGGGATTCTATCGGCGATTTCAGTCAGGCGGCGAATCTTTCAAGATTCCTTAACACCTTGGATTCCAAAGATAAATTGACAAAAACCATCATCTACAATCTAAATCCTGCCGACAACGAAATTATGGCAACGATGATTGGAAATTTCAACGATGGTTCTGTGAAAGGAAAAGTACAATTTGGTTCCGGATGGTGGTTTTTGGACCAGAAAGATGGAATGGAAAAACAACTGAACGCCCTTTCAAATATGGGATTGATCAGCACTTTCGTTGGAATGCTAACGGATTCCAGAAGTTTCCTTTCTTTCCCAAGACACGAATATTTCCGCAGAGTTTTATGTAACTTGTTAGGAAACGAGATCGAGTCTGGAGAACTTCCACAAGATATGGATTTAGTAGGAAAAATAGTTTCGGACATCTGTTATAACAATGCAAAAGACTATTTCACTTTTTAA